A single region of the Paenibacillus sp. genome encodes:
- a CDS encoding YugN family protein, with amino-acid sequence MIAIESKLTNRELDLAELQGALERLDFTLGGNWEYDRGCFDKRLDGEKQTVWLRVPFEVVHGRLDPDAPEPGTRVVVGAPFVLRHLYNPGDDHAAEFYTLGALVNQFQAPIDPDAAVADADVTKAKEVLQEVEAAFA; translated from the coding sequence TTGATCGCTATCGAATCGAAACTGACGAACCGGGAATTGGATTTGGCTGAGCTGCAAGGCGCGCTCGAGCGGCTCGATTTTACGCTCGGCGGCAATTGGGAGTACGACCGCGGCTGCTTCGACAAGCGGCTCGACGGAGAGAAGCAGACCGTATGGCTGCGGGTGCCGTTCGAGGTCGTGCACGGCCGGCTGGACCCGGACGCGCCGGAGCCCGGCACGCGTGTCGTCGTCGGTGCGCCGTTCGTGCTTAGACACCTCTACAATCCGGGCGACGATCATGCCGCGGAATTTTATACGCTCGGCGCGCTCGTCAACCAATTCCAGGCGCCGATCGACCCCGACGCGGCCGTTGCCGATGCGGACGTGACCAAAGCGAAAGAGGTTCTGCAAGAGGTCGAAGCCGCCTTCGCTTAA
- a CDS encoding methyl-accepting chemotaxis protein has product MGWSFWKKSGSNVNKGEAETVVSSEDIESFLNESQVFADRLVASVDDLSRAADHLNDIAERSMETGDKLRKRSLHVMSRLKQTLIWMKEADMQAERVQTLSDRMKRESEQARGGMEAMGGAVGESVRVLSELELHNAAMVEQVKASIERMRHIEEVNELLRDIVGQTSLLALNASIEAARAGESGRGFVVVAQQIKKLAEQSREAVERSSGFVLEIEQGASQVAASVETERTSVQRAIGHVRDIELRLADVASAVQAVHDSVADVAGANREQRVRISRTAEMVEEAAELGQETAQSVEQTMNDMVLQREGIGSLQTVGAGLQQTSGELISAILSLRKEGASAAAGVDAEEGKRLLRRIAKELSNAGLDKELHRSTLVRALSEHDGLEAVWSNDPDGRFIFSEPAAGLLHARHREWWKRAMAGELYVSEPYVSAITKRPCVTLAVRCEGAAGAVVGIDLRM; this is encoded by the coding sequence GTGGGTTGGTCGTTTTGGAAGAAATCAGGCAGCAATGTTAACAAAGGGGAAGCGGAAACCGTCGTTTCCTCGGAAGACATCGAATCGTTCCTGAACGAATCGCAAGTGTTTGCCGACCGGCTCGTCGCCAGCGTCGACGACTTGTCGCGCGCCGCGGATCATCTGAACGACATCGCGGAGCGTTCCATGGAGACCGGCGACAAGCTGCGCAAACGGAGCCTGCACGTCATGAGCCGGCTGAAGCAGACGCTCATTTGGATGAAAGAAGCGGACATGCAGGCCGAACGGGTGCAGACGCTGTCCGACCGGATGAAGCGCGAGAGCGAACAGGCGCGCGGCGGCATGGAAGCGATGGGCGGCGCCGTCGGGGAATCGGTCCGGGTCCTGTCGGAGCTGGAGCTTCATAACGCGGCGATGGTCGAGCAGGTCAAGGCGTCGATCGAACGAATGCGGCATATCGAAGAGGTCAACGAGCTGCTTCGCGACATCGTCGGGCAGACGTCGCTGCTCGCGCTGAACGCTTCCATCGAGGCGGCTCGCGCCGGGGAGTCCGGCCGCGGCTTCGTCGTCGTGGCTCAGCAAATCAAGAAGCTGGCGGAGCAAAGCCGCGAGGCGGTCGAACGGTCCTCCGGTTTCGTTCTGGAAATCGAGCAAGGCGCTTCGCAGGTCGCCGCCTCGGTCGAGACGGAGCGGACGAGCGTGCAGCGCGCGATCGGGCATGTTCGCGACATCGAGCTGCGGCTTGCGGACGTGGCGTCCGCGGTCCAAGCGGTGCACGATTCGGTCGCGGACGTCGCCGGCGCGAATCGGGAGCAGCGCGTGCGCATTTCCCGCACGGCCGAGATGGTGGAGGAGGCGGCGGAGCTCGGGCAGGAGACGGCGCAGAGCGTCGAGCAGACGATGAACGATATGGTGCTGCAGCGCGAAGGCATCGGCTCGCTGCAGACGGTCGGCGCCGGGCTGCAGCAGACGTCGGGCGAGCTGATTTCCGCGATTTTGTCGCTTCGCAAGGAAGGGGCCTCGGCGGCGGCCGGCGTCGACGCGGAGGAAGGCAAGCGCCTCCTGCGGCGGATCGCGAAGGAGCTGTCGAACGCGGGGCTCGATAAGGAGCTGCATCGCTCCACCCTCGTTCGCGCTTTGTCCGAGCATGACGGTCTCGAAGCCGTCTGGTCGAACGACCCCGACGGCAGGTTCATCTTCTCGGAGCCTGCCGCGGGGCTGCTGCACGCTCGCCATCGGGAATGGTGGAAGCGGGCGATGGCGGGCGAGCTGTATGTGTCGGAGCCGTACGTGTCCGCGATCACGAAGCGCCCCTGCGTCACGCTCGCGGTGCGCTGCGAGGGCGCGGCGGGAGCTGTCGTCGGCATCGATTTGCGGATGTGA
- a CDS encoding 3D domain-containing protein gives MMTTTATVKVRSMLICLTTFLSFSMLGGIGNTKILGAHVESYDEVDLAQPVSGSVHGIHATASARAPAARPTFMQLLQANVKSKSQWMKLAKAVPVLHVDRMKEYEEVEVTATGYTAGVESTGKTPDHPQYGITYSGVKVKRDVFSTIAADRKVFPIGTVLHIPGYGYGVVADTGSAIKGKKIDLFFETKKQVYDEWGKKKVKVRVIYKGNGKLTEEDLQRLNDMIQQDERRRKISV, from the coding sequence ATGATGACAACGACGGCAACCGTCAAAGTTCGATCCATGCTGATATGCCTGACGACGTTCCTATCGTTCTCGATGCTGGGTGGAATAGGAAACACGAAAATACTAGGGGCGCACGTCGAATCTTACGATGAGGTCGACTTGGCGCAACCGGTATCGGGATCCGTACACGGCATACACGCAACGGCTTCGGCGAGGGCGCCAGCCGCTCGTCCGACGTTCATGCAGCTGCTGCAGGCGAACGTCAAGTCGAAGTCGCAGTGGATGAAGCTGGCGAAGGCGGTGCCGGTGCTGCACGTAGATCGCATGAAGGAATACGAAGAAGTCGAAGTGACGGCGACGGGCTACACGGCCGGCGTGGAATCGACTGGCAAGACGCCCGACCATCCGCAGTACGGCATCACGTATTCCGGCGTCAAGGTCAAGCGCGACGTATTCTCTACGATCGCGGCCGACCGGAAGGTGTTCCCGATCGGAACGGTGCTTCATATCCCCGGATACGGATATGGCGTCGTCGCCGACACCGGGTCCGCCATCAAAGGCAAGAAGATCGACCTGTTCTTCGAGACGAAGAAGCAGGTGTACGACGAATGGGGCAAAAAGAAGGTCAAGGTTCGGGTTATATATAAAGGAAACGGAAAATTGACGGAGGAAGACCTGCAGCGGTTGAACGACATGATCCAGCAGGACGAGCGGCGGCGGAAAATATCCGTATAA
- the thrS gene encoding threonine--tRNA ligase, giving the protein MVKVTLPDGSIREYDAGATLEDVAGSISSGLKKNAVGGKVNGVSVDLSYALKEDAAVEIVTLDSEAGLEVLRHSTAHLLAQAIKRIYGADNVRLGVGPVIEDGFYYDIDLDTPISVEDFPKIEKEMEKIVNENLAITRREVSREEAKAIFKGINDPLKLELLDAIPGDEPISLYDQGEFFDLCRGPHLPSTGRIKAFKLLSVAGAYWRGDAKNKMLQRIYGTAFPKKAQLDEHLELLEEAKKRDHRKIGRELKMFSFSREVGQGLPLWLPRGAKLRRIMERYIVDLEERLGYSHVYTPVLANVELYKISGHWEHYQEDMFPLMGMDNEELVLRPMNCPHHMMVYKSDMRSYRDLPIRIAELGTMHRYEMSGALTGLHRVRAMTLNDAHIFCRPDQIKEEFARVVQLIQHVYKDFGIEEYRFRLSYRDPNNKEKYYDDDAMWEMSQRMLKEVVEDLGLPYYEAEGEAAFYGPKLDVQIKTALKKEETLSTAQLDFLLPQRFELEYVGEDGQKHRPVVIHRGIISTMERMTAFLLENFAGALPTWLSPIQAIVIPVSDKFADYAKDVQAKLQGSRVRAEADLRNEKLGYKIREAQLERIPYMFVVGENEQSAGTVSIRRRGEGDIGAFSVEDAVRMIQEEVGGKVY; this is encoded by the coding sequence ATGGTCAAAGTTACGCTGCCGGACGGCTCGATTCGCGAGTACGATGCGGGCGCCACGCTCGAGGACGTCGCCGGGTCGATTTCCTCGGGACTGAAGAAGAACGCGGTCGGAGGCAAGGTGAACGGCGTCTCCGTCGATTTGTCGTATGCGCTGAAGGAGGACGCCGCGGTCGAGATCGTCACGCTCGACTCGGAAGCGGGGCTCGAGGTGCTTCGCCACAGCACGGCGCATTTGCTGGCGCAGGCGATCAAGCGCATTTACGGCGCGGACAACGTCCGCCTCGGCGTCGGTCCGGTCATCGAGGACGGGTTTTATTACGACATCGACCTCGACACGCCGATCTCGGTCGAAGATTTCCCGAAGATCGAGAAGGAAATGGAGAAAATCGTGAACGAGAACCTCGCGATCACGCGCCGCGAGGTGAGCCGCGAAGAGGCGAAGGCGATTTTCAAGGGCATCAACGATCCGCTGAAGCTGGAGCTGCTCGACGCGATTCCGGGCGACGAGCCGATTTCGTTGTACGATCAAGGCGAGTTTTTCGACCTGTGCCGCGGGCCGCACCTGCCGTCGACGGGCCGCATCAAGGCGTTCAAGCTGCTGAGCGTGGCGGGCGCGTACTGGCGCGGCGACGCGAAGAACAAAATGCTGCAGCGGATCTACGGGACGGCGTTCCCGAAGAAGGCGCAGCTGGACGAGCATCTGGAGCTGCTCGAGGAAGCGAAGAAGCGAGACCATCGGAAAATCGGCCGCGAGCTGAAAATGTTCTCGTTCTCTCGCGAAGTCGGCCAAGGGCTGCCGCTCTGGCTGCCGCGGGGCGCGAAGCTGCGCCGCATCATGGAGCGCTACATCGTCGATCTCGAGGAGCGTCTCGGCTACAGCCATGTGTATACGCCGGTGCTCGCGAACGTAGAGCTGTATAAGATTTCCGGCCACTGGGAGCATTACCAAGAGGATATGTTCCCGCTGATGGGCATGGACAACGAGGAGCTCGTGCTTCGCCCGATGAACTGCCCGCACCACATGATGGTGTACAAGAGCGACATGCGCAGCTACCGCGACTTGCCGATCCGGATCGCCGAGCTCGGCACGATGCATCGCTACGAAATGTCCGGCGCCTTGACGGGTCTCCACCGCGTGCGCGCGATGACGCTGAACGACGCGCATATTTTCTGCCGTCCGGACCAAATCAAGGAAGAATTCGCCCGCGTCGTGCAGCTCATCCAGCACGTATACAAAGACTTCGGCATCGAGGAATACCGCTTCCGCTTGTCGTACCGCGATCCGAACAACAAGGAAAAGTATTATGACGACGACGCGATGTGGGAAATGTCGCAGCGCATGCTGAAGGAGGTCGTCGAGGATCTCGGCCTGCCGTATTACGAAGCCGAAGGCGAGGCGGCGTTCTACGGACCGAAGCTCGACGTGCAAATCAAGACGGCCCTGAAGAAAGAGGAGACGCTGTCGACCGCGCAGCTCGACTTCCTGCTTCCGCAGCGATTCGAGCTCGAATACGTCGGCGAAGACGGGCAGAAGCACCGCCCGGTCGTCATCCATCGCGGCATCATTTCGACGATGGAGCGCATGACGGCGTTCCTGCTCGAAAACTTCGCCGGCGCGCTGCCGACGTGGCTGTCGCCGATCCAAGCGATCGTCATTCCGGTCTCCGACAAGTTCGCCGACTACGCGAAGGACGTCCAGGCGAAGCTGCAAGGGAGCCGCGTTCGCGCCGAAGCCGATCTGCGCAACGAGAAGCTCGGCTATAAAATTCGCGAAGCGCAGCTCGAGCGCATTCCGTACATGTTCGTCGTCGGCGAGAACGAGCAGTCCGCCGGCACGGTATCGATCCGCCGGCGCGGCGAAGGCGATATCGGGGCCTTCTCCGTCGAAGACGCGGTGCGGATGATTCAAGAAGAGGTCGGGGGCAAAGTCTATTAA
- a CDS encoding putative sporulation protein YtxC, producing the protein MELFTLLVNPAGIDAERIAGAMGDALSELHTIRGDLTIRRVPLTGGTGIVCDIAPTNDEDAPQARRIASRVLAASFIEAYEPELVDRCIARELGPDDQEGFDAVKTQCVRLLERKAECAGEDVFYQRRLTKLAGAIEAYLGEATFLHAEGFLRFRAGSYVEELRDSVAYAVDEWMMEKQYQEFISLLKYFVYIQEAKIPAAHVVHHGNHDFTLLNERMAPIDTKQMDQFVVELIDKDISYEDVIVSTLISVSPGKLFVHSRTPEEQVIKTILTIFEDRAELCTDCHICLPLLEERKR; encoded by the coding sequence ATGGAGCTGTTCACGCTGCTTGTCAACCCCGCCGGCATCGACGCGGAGCGCATCGCGGGCGCGATGGGCGACGCGCTATCGGAGCTACATACGATTCGCGGCGATCTCACGATTCGCCGCGTTCCGCTCACAGGCGGGACAGGCATCGTATGCGATATCGCGCCGACGAACGACGAGGATGCGCCGCAGGCCCGACGGATCGCGTCGCGCGTTCTGGCGGCGTCCTTCATAGAGGCGTACGAACCGGAGCTCGTCGATCGGTGTATCGCCAGGGAGCTGGGGCCGGACGATCAGGAAGGGTTCGACGCGGTGAAAACCCAGTGCGTCCGCTTGCTCGAACGAAAGGCGGAGTGCGCGGGGGAAGACGTGTTTTACCAGAGGCGGCTGACGAAGCTCGCCGGCGCGATCGAAGCGTATCTCGGCGAGGCGACGTTCCTCCATGCGGAAGGGTTCCTCCGTTTTCGGGCCGGGTCGTACGTGGAGGAGCTTCGGGATTCCGTCGCTTACGCGGTCGACGAGTGGATGATGGAGAAGCAGTATCAGGAATTTATATCCCTATTGAAATATTTCGTGTACATCCAAGAGGCGAAAATTCCGGCGGCGCACGTCGTGCACCACGGGAATCACGATTTCACGCTGCTTAATGAGCGGATGGCGCCGATCGACACGAAGCAGATGGACCAATTCGTCGTCGAGCTGATCGACAAAGACATCAGCTACGAGGACGTCATCGTCAGCACGCTGATCAGCGTGTCGCCGGGCAAGCTGTTCGTGCATTCCCGGACGCCGGAGGAGCAGGTCATCAAGACGATCTTGACCATATTCGAAGATCGGGCGGAGCTGTGCACCGACTGCCACATTTGCTTGCCGCTGCTCGAGGAGCGGAAACGGTAA
- a CDS encoding AraC family transcriptional regulator, with amino-acid sequence MAAKRSVGVTASSMYLSEALPVHVNRVSESFRLELHRHEFYEICYVGEGKGFHYIEGETLPVAKGDLFYLPVGASHVFRPSTPDPDAGRLIVYNCLFEESFASRLIDAAGGDPVIRAMLENPYPEQPWLRIRDRDGALQRSFAVMYEEFRLRRPHFVPVVLAETLRLLVELARGREEAAAPAGNSEGVPRMRDTDAAVDEVASLLRRAPAEAHSAERYAERCGMSERHFRRRFKERYGMTFLEYVHQCRIQYSCELLAATTDKVAAIALQAGYKDIAFFNRLFKKTTGTTPGAYRSAGAGRANGGGAP; translated from the coding sequence GTGGCCGCGAAACGATCGGTCGGCGTGACGGCCAGCAGCATGTATTTGTCGGAGGCGCTGCCCGTCCATGTGAATCGCGTGTCGGAATCGTTCCGGCTCGAGCTGCATCGGCACGAATTTTACGAAATTTGTTACGTCGGCGAAGGCAAAGGCTTTCATTACATCGAAGGCGAAACGTTGCCGGTGGCGAAGGGCGATCTGTTTTATTTGCCCGTCGGCGCGTCGCACGTGTTCCGGCCGTCGACGCCCGACCCGGACGCCGGCCGGCTGATCGTTTACAACTGTCTGTTCGAGGAATCGTTCGCCTCCCGCCTGATCGACGCGGCCGGGGGCGATCCGGTTATTCGCGCCATGCTGGAGAACCCGTATCCGGAGCAGCCGTGGCTTCGGATTCGCGATCGCGACGGCGCGCTGCAGCGAAGCTTCGCCGTCATGTACGAGGAGTTTCGGCTCCGCAGGCCGCATTTCGTTCCGGTCGTCTTGGCGGAAACGTTGCGCCTCCTCGTCGAACTCGCGCGCGGGAGGGAGGAGGCGGCCGCGCCTGCCGGCAATTCGGAAGGCGTGCCGCGCATGCGGGACACGGACGCCGCCGTCGACGAGGTCGCCTCGCTGCTGCGGCGCGCTCCCGCCGAGGCGCATTCCGCGGAGCGGTACGCCGAGCGCTGCGGCATGAGCGAGCGCCACTTCCGCCGCCGGTTCAAGGAGCGGTACGGTATGACGTTCCTCGAATATGTGCACCAATGCCGCATCCAATACAGCTGCGAGCTGCTGGCGGCGACGACCGACAAGGTCGCCGCCATCGCCCTGCAGGCGGGGTACAAGGACATCGCGTTTTTCAACCGTTTGTTCAAAAAAACGACGGGCACGACGCCAGGCGCGTACCGGTCCGCAGGGGCCGGCCGCGCGAACGGCGGCGGGGCTCCGTGA
- a CDS encoding family 78 glycoside hydrolase catalytic domain, which translates to MGNNGERALPAWEASWIWGDGPDSPRNAWRCFRRAFVPADVAETASIRIAADSRYVLYVNGKRVGRGPVRSWPFELPYDEYEIGHLLQPGARNVIAALVLHYGISTFQYLRGRGGLLLQLDGVRDAAGRGIATDGAWKTAAHSGYDPNASRISCQLGFQEVLDARAMDERWIAPGYDDGGWEAARVVGPVGTAPWTTLVPRPIPYLTEEPIYPARVEALHAVRPPAWTCVLDVRAAMAPESAEHANNVAFCGLLATHVALERDARLTIGVVDSGRLPVDVSVDGRRLPEDAYAGEHPERYATVELSAGEHFLLFDVTGVSHGHAFHLAMDAGGVPFEVRSPLALAGGSGDGSCGSPFAAIGPFDKRELIDHRPGEPLSTDHPDYARARGAATPEDLAALGGWVRAVDAQLVNLQGVFAANVWKTHDEPRPVPIELQRAALPSPDPAVVPIFDGADSELVIDFGRELSGYVELVLDAPEGAVIDGYGLEYMRDGWRQHTYLVDNTFRYVCRSGRQTFASVVRRGLRYLALTIRGAARPVKLYEVKLLQSNFPVANVGRFRSSDALLNDIWAISRDTTRLCMEDTFVDCPAFEQVFWVGDARNEALVNYYTFGARDIVEHCLKLVPGSAFQTPLFADQVPSGWNSVIPNWTFFWVTACLEYYRFDGGRPFVEQMGPHVRFTLDHYLALRNEQGLLERAGWNLLDWAPFEQPGDGVVTPQNMFLVKALRDAAELGQAAGDGAEAARFRAEADLLAERIDLLLWDDERRAYLDCIRADGTPSATASMQTQIVAYLCDIASGERKRLIERYLIEPPASFVPAGSPFMLFFYYEALAKLGRVDVMIDDIRRHYGFMIENDATSCWEMFPWSGYNKNPKLLTRSHCHAWSAAPGYFLGAHVLGVQGAAPGWTAVRVAPHPSGLAWASGSVPLPQGGRIDVSWRVSDGRKLHLRIEAPASVALTTEAPDGYEMTVETVTY; encoded by the coding sequence ATGGGCAACAACGGCGAACGCGCGCTTCCCGCCTGGGAAGCGTCTTGGATTTGGGGGGACGGACCGGACAGCCCCCGCAACGCATGGCGCTGCTTCCGCCGCGCTTTCGTGCCGGCGGACGTCGCCGAGACGGCATCGATTCGCATCGCGGCGGATTCCCGCTACGTGCTGTACGTGAACGGCAAGCGGGTCGGTCGAGGACCGGTCCGGTCTTGGCCGTTCGAGCTGCCGTACGACGAATACGAGATCGGGCATCTGCTGCAACCCGGCGCCCGGAACGTCATCGCCGCGCTCGTCCTCCATTACGGCATCTCGACGTTCCAATACTTGCGCGGCCGGGGCGGCCTGCTGCTGCAGCTTGACGGCGTCCGGGACGCGGCGGGACGCGGCATCGCGACCGACGGCGCTTGGAAGACGGCGGCGCACTCCGGCTACGACCCGAATGCGTCGCGCATCTCATGCCAGCTCGGCTTCCAAGAGGTGCTGGACGCGCGCGCGATGGACGAGCGCTGGATCGCGCCCGGCTACGACGACGGCGGCTGGGAAGCGGCTCGCGTCGTCGGTCCGGTCGGCACGGCGCCGTGGACGACGCTCGTGCCGCGCCCGATCCCGTATTTGACGGAGGAGCCGATCTATCCGGCGCGCGTGGAGGCGCTGCACGCCGTTCGGCCGCCCGCATGGACGTGCGTCCTCGACGTGCGCGCCGCGATGGCGCCGGAGAGCGCCGAGCACGCGAACAACGTCGCGTTCTGCGGCCTGCTCGCCACACACGTCGCGCTCGAGCGGGACGCGCGGCTAACCATCGGCGTCGTCGACAGCGGCCGGCTGCCGGTCGACGTATCCGTCGACGGGCGCCGCCTCCCGGAAGACGCGTACGCCGGAGAGCATCCGGAGCGGTACGCGACGGTCGAGCTGTCGGCCGGCGAGCACTTCCTGCTGTTCGACGTGACGGGCGTGAGCCACGGGCACGCGTTCCACCTGGCGATGGATGCCGGCGGCGTCCCGTTCGAGGTGCGCTCCCCGCTCGCGCTAGCCGGCGGATCGGGCGACGGCAGCTGCGGCTCCCCGTTCGCCGCGATCGGCCCGTTCGATAAGCGGGAGCTGATCGACCATCGCCCAGGCGAGCCGCTGTCCACGGACCACCCGGATTACGCGCGCGCCCGCGGGGCCGCCACGCCGGAGGACCTTGCCGCGCTCGGCGGCTGGGTGCGCGCGGTCGACGCGCAGCTCGTCAACTTGCAGGGCGTCTTCGCGGCGAACGTCTGGAAGACGCATGACGAGCCGCGCCCGGTGCCGATCGAGCTGCAGCGCGCCGCGCTCCCGTCGCCCGATCCTGCGGTCGTTCCCATCTTCGACGGCGCCGATAGCGAGCTCGTCATCGACTTCGGCCGCGAGCTGTCCGGGTACGTCGAGCTCGTCCTCGACGCGCCGGAGGGCGCCGTCATTGACGGCTACGGCCTCGAATACATGCGCGACGGCTGGCGGCAGCACACGTACCTCGTGGACAACACGTTCCGGTACGTCTGCCGCAGCGGCCGCCAAACGTTCGCCTCCGTCGTCCGCCGGGGCCTGAGGTACCTCGCCCTGACGATTCGCGGCGCGGCGCGCCCCGTCAAGCTGTACGAGGTCAAGCTGCTGCAAAGCAATTTCCCGGTCGCCAACGTGGGGCGCTTTCGCAGCAGCGACGCGCTGCTCAACGACATTTGGGCGATTTCGCGCGATACGACCCGGCTGTGCATGGAGGATACGTTCGTCGACTGCCCGGCGTTCGAGCAGGTATTCTGGGTCGGCGACGCCCGCAACGAAGCGCTCGTCAACTATTACACGTTCGGCGCCCGCGACATCGTCGAGCACTGCCTGAAGCTGGTGCCCGGCTCCGCCTTCCAGACGCCATTGTTCGCCGACCAAGTGCCGAGCGGCTGGAACAGCGTCATCCCGAACTGGACGTTCTTCTGGGTGACGGCGTGCCTCGAATATTACCGGTTCGACGGCGGCCGGCCGTTCGTGGAGCAGATGGGGCCGCACGTCCGGTTTACGCTGGATCATTACTTGGCGCTCCGCAACGAACAGGGCCTGCTCGAGCGCGCAGGCTGGAACCTGCTCGATTGGGCGCCGTTCGAGCAGCCGGGCGACGGCGTCGTGACGCCGCAAAACATGTTCCTCGTCAAGGCGCTCCGCGACGCCGCCGAGCTCGGGCAGGCCGCCGGCGACGGCGCCGAGGCCGCGCGCTTCCGCGCGGAGGCGGACCTGCTGGCGGAGCGCATCGACCTCCTGCTCTGGGACGACGAGCGCCGCGCCTACCTCGACTGCATCCGCGCAGACGGCACGCCGTCCGCGACGGCGAGCATGCAGACGCAGATCGTGGCGTACCTGTGCGACATCGCGAGCGGCGAGCGCAAGCGGCTGATCGAGCGCTATTTGATCGAGCCGCCCGCCTCGTTCGTACCCGCCGGCAGCCCGTTCATGCTGTTCTTCTATTACGAAGCGCTGGCAAAGCTCGGACGCGTCGACGTCATGATCGACGACATCCGCCGCCATTACGGCTTCATGATCGAGAACGACGCGACGTCGTGCTGGGAAATGTTCCCGTGGAGCGGCTACAACAAAAACCCGAAGCTGCTCACTCGCAGCCACTGCCACGCATGGTCGGCGGCGCCGGGTTACTTCCTCGGCGCGCACGTGCTCGGCGTGCAAGGCGCGGCGCCGGGCTGGACCGCCGTGCGCGTCGCCCCGCACCCGAGCGGCCTCGCCTGGGCGTCCGGCTCCGTCCCGCTGCCGCAGGGCGGCCGCATCGACGTCTCGTGGCGCGTGTCGGACGGCCGCAAGCTGCACCTGCGCATCGAGGCGCCCGCTTCCGTCGCGCTGACGACGGAAGCGCCGGACGGCTACGAGATGACTGTCGAGACAGTGACATATTGA
- the mqnC gene encoding cyclic dehypoxanthinyl futalosine synthase, protein MSIDAILDKALRGERLTMEDGLALFASDEIEKMGAAADQIMKKFHPEPITTFVIGRNVNYTNICDVYCRFCAFYRAPGSEEGYVLPNETIYQKIQETIDVGGTEILMQGGTNPNLPFSYYTDLLRGIKERFPHITMHSFSPAEIRKMADVSGLSVDEVVRELKAAGLDSLPGGGAEILDDRTRKKISRLKGSWRDWIGVMRSAQRAGMNTTATMVIGFGESMEERVLHLLRIRDAQDECIAENNPSAGFLAFIVWTFQPDNTNMKAEKATPEEYLKTLAIARLMLDNIPNFQSSWVTMGPEVGKKSLSFGCNDFGSTMIEENVVSAAGTTHKVNIELILKLIREAGKIPAQRDTKYNTLRVFDDESAGVEKDFIMQN, encoded by the coding sequence ATGAGCATAGATGCCATATTGGATAAAGCGCTTCGCGGCGAGCGGCTGACGATGGAGGACGGACTCGCGTTATTCGCTTCCGACGAAATCGAGAAGATGGGCGCGGCCGCCGATCAAATCATGAAGAAATTTCATCCCGAGCCGATAACGACGTTCGTGATCGGCCGGAATGTGAACTATACGAACATTTGCGACGTATACTGCCGATTCTGCGCGTTCTATCGGGCGCCGGGCTCGGAAGAAGGCTACGTGCTGCCGAACGAGACGATCTATCAGAAAATCCAAGAAACGATCGACGTCGGCGGCACCGAAATCCTGATGCAGGGCGGTACGAACCCGAACCTCCCGTTCTCGTATTATACCGACCTGCTGCGCGGCATTAAGGAGCGGTTCCCGCACATTACGATGCACTCGTTCTCGCCGGCGGAAATTCGCAAAATGGCGGACGTGTCGGGCCTCAGCGTCGACGAAGTCGTGCGCGAGCTGAAAGCCGCGGGTCTCGATTCGCTGCCGGGCGGCGGCGCCGAAATTCTCGACGACCGGACGCGGAAGAAAATTTCCCGCCTCAAGGGATCGTGGAGGGATTGGATCGGCGTCATGCGGAGCGCGCAGCGCGCCGGCATGAACACGACGGCGACGATGGTCATCGGCTTCGGCGAATCGATGGAGGAGCGGGTGCTGCATCTGCTTCGCATCCGCGACGCCCAAGACGAGTGCATCGCCGAGAACAATCCGTCCGCCGGCTTCCTCGCGTTCATCGTGTGGACGTTCCAGCCGGACAACACGAACATGAAGGCCGAGAAAGCGACGCCGGAGGAGTATCTCAAGACGCTCGCGATCGCGCGGCTCATGCTGGACAACATTCCGAACTTCCAGTCGTCGTGGGTGACCATGGGTCCGGAAGTCGGGAAAAAATCGCTCTCGTTCGGCTGCAACGACTTCGGCAGCACGATGATCGAAGAGAACGTCGTCTCCGCGGCGGGCACGACGCACAAGGTGAACATCGAGCTGATCCTGAAACTCATCCGCGAAGCCGGCAAAATTCCGGCGCAGCGCGACACGAAGTACAACACGCTCCGCGTATTCGACGATGAGTCGGCGGGCGTGGAGAAAGACTTTATTATGCAAAATTAA